A genome region from Oenanthe melanoleuca isolate GR-GAL-2019-014 chromosome 2, OMel1.0, whole genome shotgun sequence includes the following:
- the LOC130249365 gene encoding histamine H3 receptor-like: MHNITAEIPHAAATCNETLPTLSPSSEFSLGVLVLLALLMVLLSLVTILGNILVILAFVMDKNLRHRSNYFFLNLAVSDFAVGVFCMPLYIPYALTGTWHLGRSLCKLWLVMDYLVCTASVFNIVLISYDRFLSVTKAVSYRARQGIMSSPAIKMVAIWVLAFLLYCPAILFWEHVAGHSVVPVDQCYAEFFHNWYFLLCASTLEFFVPLLLVTYFNMHIFHNIQRRQRRGSVQDCESARSSSLSWRFCGLPRPGASSPSSEAEDSVSSLTRSWRPAVVANGPSRRESSSTALKRNFSASFSSKTGSKLQRDKKIAKSLAIIVCVFAICWAPYSLLMIIRGACQENCIHSSLYEATFWLLWLNSSLNPFLYPLCHMRFRMAFLKILCPKKFATLRSGNTPSL, translated from the exons ATGCACAACATCACTGCCGAAATTCCGCACGCGGCTGCGACGTGTAACGAGACTTTGCCCACCCTGTCACCAAGCTCTGAGTTCTCACTgggtgtgctggtgctgctggctctcctCATGGTGCTGCTGAGTCTGGTGACCATCCTTGGAAACATCCTGGTGATCCTTGCTTTTGTCATGGACAAAAACCTCAGGCATCGGAGTAACTATTTCTTTCTGAATCTTGCTGTTTCTGACTTTGCAGTGG GTGTGTTCTGTATGCCATTGTACATCCCTTATGCCCTGACAGGGACATGGCACTTGGGAAGAAGCCTGTGCAAGCTCTGGCTGGTCATGGACTATCTTGTGTGCACAGCTTCAGTGTTTAACATCGTCCTTATCAGCTACGACCGTTTCCTGTCAGTTACAAAAGCT GTATCTTACAGAGCCCGGCAAGGAATAATGTCCAGCCCTGCCATCAAGATGGTGGCCATCTGGGTCTTAGCCTTCCTCCTGTACTGCCCAGCCATCCTGTTTTGGGAGCACGTGGCCGGACACAGTGTGGTCCCTGTGGATCAGTGCTACGCTGAGTTCTTCCACAACTGGTACTTCCTGCTGTGTGCATCCACCCTGGAGTTCTTTGTGCCGCTGCTCCTGGTGACCTACTTCAACATGCACATCTTCCACAACATCCAGAGGCGCCAGCGGCGGGGCAGCGTGCAGGACTGTGAgtctgccaggagcagcagcctgtcctggaggTTTTGTGGCCTGCCCAGGCCAGGGGCATCGTCTCCTTCCTCAGAAGCAGAGGACAGTGTTTCTTCACTAACGAGGTCATGGAGACCAGCAGTGGTGGCTAATGGTCCATCTCGAAGAGAATCCAGTTCTACAGCTCTCAAAAGGAacttttctgcttccttctcttcAAAGACTGGATCAAAACTGCAGCGGGACAAGAAAATAGCAAAGTCCCTTGCCATAATTGTCTGTGTGTTTGCCATTTGCTGGGCTCCATACTCTTTATTAATGATTATCCGTGGGGCCTGCCAAGAAAACTGCATCCATAGCTCTCTGTATGAAGCAACCTTCTGGCTTTTGTGGCTCAATTCCTCTCTGAACCCATTTCTTTATCCTCTCTGTCATATGAGGTTTCGAATGGCTTTTCTGAAGATATTATGTCCCAAAAAGTTTGCAACATTGAGATCTGGTAACACACCTTCTTTATAG